The following DNA comes from Chloroflexia bacterium SDU3-3.
GTCGGCGGCGCGGATCGTCAGGTTGCCGCCGCGCGGCAGGGGCGTGACGGTCGGCTCGGGCGTGGCCGTGGGCAGCGGTGTGGGCGTGTTGTTGCTGGCGCAGCCCGCCAGCAGGCCCAGCGCCAGCAGCGCGCCCGCCATGGATGCCACCAGGATGTTTCGATTTGGGAGAACAATCATAGTTAGTCTTTAACTCGCTGTAGGGTTCAGCAGGCGATTATACCATCTTGGCGCGGGCGTGTGGCCGTGTGGCGGCGCGATCTTCCTGTGCTATAATCGCGCGGCATGTGTCTTTGGCTCTTTGGGCTATGCAGTCGGATCGCGGGGCCTGCCAGCTCGGGGGCGCGCCGCGTCTGAGCCTCGCCACCCGCGCGGCGCTGCGGCCCAGGGCGCATTGTCAGAAGGTTTCCGCCCGTGAGAAGCGACGCACGTCTGCCCCAGCCCCAGCATGACTCCGCCCGCCCGTTTATCAAGTGGGTCGGCGGCAAGGGCCAGCTGCTGCCAGAGCTTGTCCGCCGTCTGCCCAGGGCGTTCCGCCGCTACCACGAGCCGTTTCTCGGTGGTGCGGCGCTGTTCTTCTTCTTGCACCGCGCTGGCCGCCTGCGCGAGGGCGCGGTGCTGAGCGACTACAACCGCGAGCTGATCGATTGCTACCAGGTGGTGCGCGACGACCTGCCCGCGCTGCTCGACCGCCTGCGCGAGCACGAGCGGCACGCGCTCGACCGCGACTACTTTCTCGATGTGCGGGCCTGGGACCGCCGCCCCGGCTTCGCCCAGCTGGGCAAGGTCGAGCTGGCGGCGCGCACGCTCTTCCTCAACCGCACCTGCTACAACGGGCTCTACCGCCTCAACCGCAGGCACCAGTTTAACGCGCCATTTGGCCACTACAAGAAGCCCCGCGTCTACGACGCCGAGAACCTGACGGCGGCCAGCGCGGCGCTGCGCACGGTGGAGCTGCGCCAGGCCGATTTCGCCGATGTGCTGCACACTGCGCAGGAGGGCGATCTGGTGTACTTCGACCCGCCCTATATCCCGCTCAGCATTACCTCGGCCTTTACCCACTACACCGGCCACACCTTCGGCGCCGCCGAGCAGCGCCGCCTGGCCCATGTCACCCGCCAGCTGGCCGAGCGCGGCGTGGCGGTGATGCTCTCGAACTCGGACACGGCGCAGACGCGGCAGATC
Coding sequences within:
- a CDS encoding DNA adenine methylase — encoded protein: MPQPQHDSARPFIKWVGGKGQLLPELVRRLPRAFRRYHEPFLGGAALFFFLHRAGRLREGAVLSDYNRELIDCYQVVRDDLPALLDRLREHERHALDRDYFLDVRAWDRRPGFAQLGKVELAARTLFLNRTCYNGLYRLNRRHQFNAPFGHYKKPRVYDAENLTAASAALRTVELRQADFADVLHTAQEGDLVYFDPPYIPLSITSAFTHYTGHTFGAAEQRRLAHVTRQLAERGVAVMLSNSDTAQTRQIYLAEGFSCAAVSASRKINCDGRKRGAVQELIVCSYGWDA